The following proteins are co-located in the Paenibacillus sp. FSL H8-0079 genome:
- a CDS encoding sigma-70 family RNA polymerase sigma factor — protein sequence MSATTAMGFDDLFEIGDIDMFLNKAQEKCRYKLRGKTFAGMEKEDVTQEIMIKLVNSLDKYDAEKAKMSTFVDHLIENKIKDMYRKCMSEKNLSVVNAVQIMCTDQGGGDESEGSDIALALGHAGFAYENFEFVTDIMENMKLNEREKQIFKLRTSGYEFVEIAGMLGVSKARISQLWKAIREKYEAL from the coding sequence ATGTCTGCTACAACTGCTATGGGTTTTGATGATTTATTTGAGATTGGGGATATAGACATGTTCCTGAATAAAGCTCAGGAGAAGTGTCGTTACAAGCTTAGGGGTAAAACGTTTGCCGGGATGGAAAAAGAAGATGTGACCCAGGAGATTATGATCAAATTGGTTAACTCTCTGGACAAGTATGATGCAGAAAAAGCGAAAATGTCGACGTTTGTTGATCATCTTATCGAAAATAAAATCAAGGATATGTACCGCAAGTGCATGTCTGAGAAAAATCTCAGTGTGGTTAACGCTGTACAGATCATGTGCACGGATCAGGGAGGCGGCGATGAATCGGAAGGCTCAGATATCGCATTAGCGCTTGGTCATGCTGGGTTTGCGTATGAGAATTTTGAGTTTGTAACAGATATTATGGAGAATATGAAGTTGAATGAACGAGAGAAGCAAATCTTTAAACTTCGAACTTCGGGGTATGAATTTGTAGAGATTGCAGGAATGTTAGGTGTATCCAAGGCACGTATATCCCAGTTATGGAAAGCGATTCGTGAGAAATACGAAGCATTGTAG